The Lampris incognitus isolate fLamInc1 chromosome 15, fLamInc1.hap2, whole genome shotgun sequence genomic interval TCATACAGTTGTAATGGTTACTTGCTAAATATGGACCCTCTTCATAAAAACTCTTCTGCTTTACCTTCACTGCCACTGGCAATGAAGTCTTCATTGTGCCCTCCAAAGCAGGAGTGAATGGTGTAGAAGCCCTGGGTAACTCCTTGATACTTCCTCACCAACACCCGGTCTTGCAGGTCCCACAGGTGCACCCCCTACAGGGGTTCGGATGGGAAGGGAGGATAATAACTATTGTCTATACATATTCGGAGCTTCTCAAAAATAAAATAGCAAGTTATTTCaagaacacaaatttccttaaacAGTAAGACACCAGGGTTAAAATGGTCAGTTCAGTACAAagtaatgcattaaaaaaaagtacCACATAGAAAAAGTATCAGCATTCTTGCAGAAGTATGTACAGTGCACACACCAGAGTCAAATGGCTTACCTGAGTTGCTACATTTAACAAAGCTAATCTTCCGTTCTTTGAAACAGTGAAAGACATGATAGGGTGGTCTTCCTGAACTCTATAAAAGACACATTAAATATATATGCAGTTTAGAATTAGCCTGCATAATCGCGATATCagtaaagaaagagatggaaaacAGCAGGCTACAATGAGTTGGTGGTTGACATTAATTGTTCATTTGCTAGTGAACAAAATGTGTGACTCACATTTTAATCCTGCAATCACTGAAACTTCAATTATCAGGTAAATTCAAAAGTGTTTCAGAAAATAGAAAAGACTGGGTGGTTGGGGTTGAGGAGACACAtacatgtttctgtctgtaagaTCCTCGAAGTTGTAACCTCTGATACGTTGATGGGTGTCGGAGGCCAACACCGTCCTGCCGTCACTCGGGCACCACAGGCATTGCACTCTCACACCTTCCCAGGAATCTAACAGGTTACCATCCAGGTCCTGACAACACAGACAGAAGGTAGTGGATTCATTGAGGAGCAGAATTCATGCATCACTTACAGAAAGTCAATGGCACGTCAAAGTAATATCCCTTAAAAGGGGATGGCTATCTAAAAGACTGAGTCATTGAGGAAATGGTTGCTATTTTGGAGATCAACTAGCTACTGCTGGAACTTGGTGAGAGTTATGGCTTACATAGCTATGGATGAACTATTTCACTTTAGAAAACTTCATTTATACCCAATAATATGACACATGTAACAGTCTGCAGATTAAGTATTTGACTTTTTGCTGATAAATCATTACTTGTTTAAATAATATGAAGTAACTACAAGCAACATTCCCTGGAGAAAATGTATGGGCTAATTGAGAGTTCTTGCAAAGTAGTTATAAGGTGCTTGCTAGAAATCTGTGAAGAGCCAAACATGAGCAGCCTATGATGAGAAAACCTCTTTGGAAGATTTAGCATTTCACTATTCAtttccatgacaaaaaaaaaacaaaaacaaaagtcaaATATTTTCAAAGCATAACAGAATTTCAAAAAGTTGACTAGACCCACACAGCTCCTCTAATAGCTTTATGTTTTAGATACATAGGACTAGTTAAGAGTCCAAATCCTTTACTTAGCCCACATATTAACACTAACCACGAATTGGCTGACACAGGGCTGAAAAGAAACTTGTAACTCAATGAAAAGCTCAAGTTACATAAAATCCCTTGGACagaaaagcaaacaaaaacaTAATGTCTATGAGCTTTTATTCTAGACCACAGATTCACGAGTAATTATTGAATGCACTCTTAATATGCTCTTAATATGAGCACTGCAATCTGGAAGACCTGTTGAGTGGCAAAACCTTTATAACTGACCTAATTTATTAACCTTGATTGATGTACATAATCATGAACATTGGGGGTTCTCCGCTCTCAACCTATCATACACAGCGTCTTTCTCTGATGTCAATAAGAAGGACATTCTCCAATATCCTGTAACACACatatgaatctactactactactatttttggatgctcctgttaggggtcgccacagcggctcatccatttccatctcttcctgtcctctgcatcttcctctgtcatgccagccacctgcatgtcttccctcaccacatcgatAAAcggcctctttggccttcctcttttctggcagctccatattcagcatccttctcccaatacacccagcaaatctcctccgcacatgtccaaaccatctcaatcttgcctctcttgctttgtctgcaaaccgtctaacctgagctgtccctctaatatactcgttcctgtcctccttcatcattcccaatgaaaatcttctgccaccttcagctccgccttctgtcttttctAACACACACATGAATGATCAGACATAAAAAACAAGATCATAAGTGGGGGAAAGAGTCTGAAATAAGATCATAAGTGGGGGAAAGATCTGAAATGAACCTAGAAGCCATATAGAATAGAAAGATGgaatggaatttttttttaaaaatcaatctATCCATTTTCTATAATCTGTTTTGGAACTGCAGTGGCGGTAGGACCTAACAAGTGGCCCAGATGTTTCTCTGAGTGGGTTCCTCCAGGCCCTCCTTAATCCAAGGGAAGAGATTAATACACCTTCCCATCATCTCTCCTGTATCCTTCCTCTCAcctctggcacaaggctaattgGGAAACAAAGTCTAATTTCAGAACCGTCACGTTTGCTTCTCTTGCTCTAACAGATTACATGTCTATATATAGAGCACTACGATTTCTGGGATGCAGAAAACACAAGCAAAACTAAGGAAGGGAGACATGAAAATGGATTTCAAATATAAATATGGAAGTGCACGGACTTTGTAAATTTGGGGGAAATTATTACAAAATTTGTTAATGTATTGGGAATTTCAAGTAATGTGTTCTTAGACCATCAGTCAATCTCCCTCACAGAAACCTTGTCATACTcctgtgtttttgtgcatgttgAGTGTGCACGTCACAACCTGTCCATTGTTTGTTGCATGGGATACAGAAAAGAATGTCAAAGTGACCAGCATCACAGAAGACAACAACATTTCTCTCCTAGGATGGTTCAGTTTAATGTATGAATATTAATGAAATCCAGATTAGGTAGTGGTTAGGTTTAGCGTTTAGGTTTGGATAGTGGTGAAGTACGCAGGTAAAACTCGTTACTCGGCACATCTCTTTATAGACATGGAGGAACACCTTGCACATCATATATGATGCCATGGTTTGGGAATGAGCTCAATGGTAATGAATAGGCACTTTGATTAATGCTGTTACTTTTATTATAAATCTCTTATGCAAGTACTTTGATTAAAATGAACTGATAATgccattttgcttttgtttttattattgcaGTTAATTACACATACGTTCTTAAAATTAAAATGAGTAAAAATTacccaactgaaaaaaaaaaaaaaaatcaagaaaacaaaaatgaggaaaaaaacttaatttggaaaaaaaaaaaactaatttccaCATACATAATGGTAGATAAACACTACAATACTGTAGTAAAAACAAATATCTATTCAGCTATGAAGAAAAAGCAAGTTACACTGTTTCAGCACTTCTGCCATTATTCAAGCCATTTAAGTGGTTCATAACTCTTTTTTCTATGTCCATGAAATGAGAAATAATTCCCAGCACTAGGGTTAGGTTTAACCCTTTCTGTCATGCTCAATGTACAACGTACAAACTATCCACTATTCAGATACATAAATAACAAAGCAGCACAAAAACAAGCACATGCTCACCCACGTGTGTACGTGTgcactcaaaaacacacacatcactATACAACTTACAGTTAAGCATCATAAACATAACAACCTTATGGGTTCAGCAGGTTCATGACTGATCAATCAATACATAGGAGGATCCAGTTATCTGTAGACTGCTTGCTTCACTAGTCACAACAGCAGCACTGGGAGTTCATATGCCGTTATACATACACAATGACTCACACACACCTGGTCTTTTTCTGCAACACCAACACTCCCTTGCCTTTTCCTCTGCTTTAAACACATACCAGACATTCAACACGGAATACAGAAGCAATGCATAAAGCTTTGATGGTGCAAAAGAGAATGACGGAAGCACAAAGACCAACAAATGTTACAGAGCTGCCTGCAGTTGATGGTAGACCAATCATACAGAAATTATacatcaacaacaaaaatcatGGGGTCACTTACACACTGGTAGAACTGCCCCCTCTGTCCTCCGGTGACAAAACGTTTGCCGTCAGGGTTCCAGGCCACACTGGTCAAGCTGTCCTCATGGGATTGGGACATCTTGGTCCGCAGTTCCCCCGTCTGGCCACCAGGAGGATAGGAAGGATGAGGCAGGATAAGATGAGAGGTAaaggggtggaggtggggtgggagagagcagaggagaaagaATAAAAAGGAtgggagagagggggatgggtaaatgacagaggaggggggaggacaGGGAAAGACAGGTCACTGAGTACACATCCTATAGAATATCTGCGGGAGGCTCGAGGCATATAAATTCATGACTGTTTGCCTTCAAGTGGATTTTTCATTTCACAATTCAAGTCCTTACACTTTTAAATTCTGTGCTCTTCTAAATGACCAGTGAACAGAGTAGAGCACAGGGAGAATGGGGGCTGACTTGTAGAATCACGTTACAGAAAAGATACCTTCAAAATGAGATTAAAGAGGAAGCAAACCTTCAATTACAATTTTCAAGCCAAAACATATTGGTATTTCCCTTTGGGTAGAAAAATTGCTTGCCCTGGTGATTAATTCAACAAAAATGAGAGTGCATCGCTCAGCTGCTTTGAGAGAGAAAATCTATTTTGTCTCTTTCTTCAGTAAAACACATTACAATCAACACCTCCAACATGGCCAACATCATGAGGGCATCAAAGACATAACACCTCAAATTGCTTTGCCAACACACTTGTGGTCCAGCGTATAAAACCAATTAAATATGACCCGAGGAGAAAGGCAACATGGCGGTGTTAGCCAACTGAAGTTTCAGGGTAGGCTTCTAAGCTGGTGTGTGGCATTCTACAGCACTGCTACATTCCATCCAAACTGTCAGTGGGTGGAGAAGGGCTAAAAGTGAGTACTGTTTAACTGGGATCAAGAGAGATCTGGAAACAAACtttttgtgtgtgcttttgttACCTGGACATTCCAGAGCCAGAGTTCAGAGCAGTCATCAGGACCACAGGCGATTAGGTAGGTGTTGTCAGGGCTCcaggctaagtaggacactccataGGCATGACCCTCCAGGGTTCGCAGCAGCTTCAGCTGGTGGCTCTCCTATGCACAAATGGGTATCAATGTGTATTATACATTCATGCACATACATTTAAGAGAAAAATAATCAGGGAAAAATGgatggaagaaagagagaaaagtagccaAATAAACCATAGGTAAAAAAATTTACATGAATTTaccaatgaaaataaataaatatatatatatagtatatatacacgtgtgtgtgtgtgtgagagagagttatgTTAGCATTAGAATGAATATACACAAATAGCAGTGCACGTATGAGTAATCACACTTACAGGGTCCACTTGCCAAATAATGACAGTTGTGTCTTTGGAGCCTGTGGCCAATTTGGTGCCATCATTGGAGAACTTGCAGAACCAGACCTCATTACAATGCTCTGTCAGGATTTGCTGGGTGTAACAAGGAAACTGTTTCCTGTAGCAAGAGGAGGGGTTTATGGTCAAAATCTTTTTCGTGCCAAGTCAAAAATTATGGCACACAGTGTTGACATCGGAGAGGTGTCCCATTCGAGTACGACAGtaaaacatcaaattcaaaaatacatttaaatttaACATTCTTACTCAATAGAatagctaatctaacaaacatgtcTTAAAGTCTTGATAGTGAGGGCAGCATGCTACCTACCGACTGCAGACGTGGTCAAGGAGTAAGGAGACAGAATCCAGGCTGCTGTCTAGCTTGGTGTTGTGGTAGAGACAGCGGTCCCTCTGCAGCTCCACTGCCTGGCGCAACAGGGTCTGCAGCCGCCGAGGAGGCAGCATTACAGAAGGAGGCAGGTACACTGCAGGGGCAGGCAAAGTGGTGTTTACAGGCATCACAAGGAAAGCATTTATTGAAAAGTAGTATTCCTGTAAGACTGCATCAGGTTTTCACAGGTATTTTTCAGATTTTCATTGGTTACAGATGACGTGTTCGTTGAGTATTTACAAAGTGTATTTACAAAGTGCGTGGGGTGGCTTACGCAGTGAGTAAGGTGGTCTATGTTAGCTTTTACGGCTAagtgaatgttgtgtgtgtgcgtgtgtgtgtgtgtcttctccgtggattgtcaccttgtcatgcTGGAGAggcttgcgtggtcctgagatcccgagagcaatgccatctggagctatgctccagatagggtcacccatggcagtaaggtcaaaggggaggtccctgacaaagagcaatctcATCCTCTGCATGgtggaacaggcagaggatgatggctgactttagggaagcatcacaatggctgggaaggcagatgaaggctgcagcagaaatgggccccagtcgtcttggactccatgtcactggatcctgacccagatttgTCAAgaaccatgtggtggctgtctgtataccagtctccccacattaaaGTCATGCACAGGTGttctccataaagggaatccaccctaacatcctggattaagtcctatggcaACTGGCAAGTGGCGACGGGGGGCActattgtgagatctggaagcccttAGTCATGAGCCAGCACATCAGGCGGCGGGTGCTTgattcagtcgctgggctcttggaacgaggtagaaCGAGTCCTTCAGTAGCTGCACCcacaactgagcagccctctttaggatacactctgctcaccccacccgGGTATGGGGCTAGAAAAGGCACCATAAAAATAGCCTgactcaaacctcctgactggatcctgactggattaccacatccagagggatcaccacatgcggTCAGAAACATAGGAACATGAACTCTGGAGCCTGGAATATATGCACACTGATGAATAGTGCAACCAGTAACAGACCCGAGAGGAGAACAGCGATCATCACTACAGactgaagagatgccggattgacACAACTGCCCTTCCTGAAACCCAACAGGCAGACGAAAGACAACTGAAGGAGAAGGGcggctacactttcttctggaaaggaaaagctgttgatgagcccaggatccatggcattggatttgccatcaggaaccagatccatcagccacctgtctgaacttcctgtggaGATCAGTGAGCGTCTCATGACCATCCATCTGGTGCTTGCCAATAATCAGATGGCAAaagttgtgagtgcctatgcccctactttagattctgaagaggaagtaaaagagacctaCGCCTGCTTAGAcgagacactgtcaagaatccccaaggaggataagattattctcctaaGGAGACTTCAACACCAGGGTTGGCTGGGAccaacacctctggaagggcactatagaAAGAAAGGCATCGGGAACATAaactccaatggagttctgcttcttatcaaatgtgctcagtatgacctcaccatcactaatACTGTTTCGCCAGAAAAGGAAAATTTAAGGTTTCTTGGAGACACTCCTAgtccaaacagtggcatctcctaGACTATGCCACTGTGCGAACCAGGGACCGCCACGACGTGAACATCATGAGGGCCATGGTCGatacagatgactgctggacagatcatctCATCTGTTCcacgatgtccatcaaactcaagaggaagaggagggttcaaaagaagcagagctggccaagactgaaccttgaaacctgcaaggctaaaagagtggctTACTACAGAGTCAAGGCAGACGTCCAGAGATGGGTGAGGGAGCTTGAGAACTCTTAGTGGACacaaaaggctctggaaatccagtgactggcagagtcgggtgacaccagaggctttttcagtgCTACTAAGGCCGTCTATGCTCCAAGCAACCGCAGCTTAaaccccctgccctcaaaggacaggcaggagctgctgaaggatgACGAATCCATTACCACCTGATGGAAACAGCACTTCCAGGAACTCAAttgcaacagcacagctgaaccagacactGCCGGCTACATTCCCTgtagtcccatcagagaagacattaGGGAACCTCTCACCATGACAGAAGTTCAAATGgcatcaggagccttaagaacaacaaggctgCCGTTCCAGATGAGATCCCAGCTGAGATTTTAAAacaaggtggaccagagctcctgtaccacatccacaccctcctcctcaaggtctgggaaaaagaaaTACTTTCCTCAGAGCTTTGGGATGCTCTattagtggccatattcaagaaaagggacaaggcagaatgtggaaactacaggggcatctcactcctgtcaaaaacaggcaaagtcctcgctCACGTACTCACAAACcaactgctaccactggctgaggaagtattcccagaatctcagtgttgcttctgcccatccagaggtacagcagacatggtAGTTACAGcatgccaactccaggaaaaatgccgtgaacaaaggcagcctttgtacatggctttcatagacctgataatggcctttgactcagtagaccgccaggctctgtggcacatactatcaagatatggctcccctgacaaatacatcagaatactgAGGCTTCTAAATGACAGCATGTCCGTCACAGTGTTCAGCAACAACAGCTCTGAGtaagagcccttcactgtggaaacaggggtcaaacagggatgcatcatcgcacccaccctgtttgccatatatattgctgccatactccacctcattggtgAAGAGCTGCCACCGGGGATTCCAATTCTATACAGAACtgatggcaggctcttcaaccttaataagTTCAAGaacaagagcaaagtctgcaacaccaccatcatggtgCTTCAGTATGCAGACGACAATGCTATCGCAGCACACTCCGCAGAAGACCTCCAgcacattctgaatgcctttgccaagggatacagagccctgggtctagcattaaacatcaagaagacccaggtcttaTATCAATCTCCACCCAACCAGACGTcttacccagcccaccataaaagtggacaacaaaattattgaaaatgttgatcacttcccctacctcggcagccttctTTCCTCAAAAGcgacatcgactctgaggtcaccCATTGCCCGAGTTGTGTCAGTGGCGTCAGACTCaggaagagtctttgaagactgagacctaaaggcccGAAAAAGAAACCTCCTGGTCGACAAAGCTGTTGTTCTCcgcaccctgctgtatggagcagagtcatggcccacctacagcaggcacctgagagccttgAAACGATACCAAAAGATCCTTACAAAAGaccctgaggatcagctggaaggacagacacaccaacatcagtgttctggaagaagccaacatggctagcatcaccaccacaacaaTGCAGCACGAACTCCAATGGACAGGCCATGCCATCCACATGtacaacacacgtctccccaaacagatcctgtattcCCAAGCTGAACGAAGGTCAGCAAGCTCCCAGCAGGAAAATaaatgtttcaaggacaatatcaagaccagtctgaagaaattcaacatcacgtcAAGCAAATGGGAACATATTGCACGGATAGGCACTcttggaagaaatccgtgcaggaaggagctgcacgtcatgaaatggaactccactgtgccgcagagaaaaagcgacagcaacgcaaggagagagagaaaaaggctcaaccaccaccactttcccctgtccataCTGCAACAAAGTGTGTGGATCACGGATAGGCCTCTACAGCcagctgaagacccacaagtagataacccaatggagaggacagtcatactcgcttcgagtgaccgccaatgatgatgatggtgtgtgtgcgtgcgtgcgtgcgtgcgtgtgaccTTACTCTGAAGTTTGTCCAGCAGTCGGCAGCGTGAGGCTGTCCCCTTGCCCTCCCACTCTGCTTTGACTCTCAGATCCTCAGCATGGCTACACATGAGGTACCTACAGGAAGACAGTCATTATTGCATAGGGACTCCATTAAAAACTTAATGGCGAAAatgccccaccccccccaaaaaagaaagcaaaggttgtttttttttcttcaaaatgctACAATTGGCAACTTAATGTGTGAGGAGGCACAGATCTTTTGCAAAGGCAGATTAATGCAGTGTTCACACAATGTCCAAGGCATATTAAAGATCCCTTAAACGTCCTAAATTGAAACATGGTTGCCTTGAAAGCACATGGGCCAAGGATGCATTTGGATGGACATAGTGTATTGACTGACCAGCGAAAGATGACAGATCAATTGACAATTCTGTCAATGGGGCAGACAGACTGCTAATAAAGATGGGCTGGAGGGCAGTGTTGCCTGACCAATTCCAACAAATTGATTAGATAATAGATTTGAGTGATGTGCTTGCTTGTGTGTTGAGAGCATAGAGATTGTTCCTATTGATTAGATGACTGATTAAATGGTTTCATTGCTAGTTTAAAATACAACTAGACCAAATGTTGGCAGACCATTCAAAACTGATACACTGGTTTTTACTCCATTTTCAATGCTGTCACACAGAATGAACTCAGTCTGTAAATGTCTGAAAACCCTTACCAGCTTTTTTTAAGAATCTAAGACAAAATGTACACGCTACTCACCAGCATAATGTCGGTCTCTTCAAGCAGAATTTATCCTTGCGAAATCGTTAAATTAGCCCATGCTCGCATATTTCTGGTTATG includes:
- the LOC130125070 gene encoding WD repeat-containing protein 26-like, with protein sequence MQANGAGQGQESSELSCLNSAQNGESSSAGGTHSNGLLSSTNNGNSVGTSNGASTGPGSGTSAGSSASGSEVGSLKKKKRLSQAEEDVIRLIGQHLHGLGLNQTVDLLMQESGCRLEHPSATKFRNHVMEGEWDKAENDLNELRALMHSPNAIVRMKFLLLQQKYLEYLEDGKVLEALQVLRGELTPLKYNTDRIHVLSGYLMCSHAEDLRVKAEWEGKGTASRCRLLDKLQMYLPPSVMLPPRRLQTLLRQAVELQRDRCLYHNTKLDSSLDSVSLLLDHVCSRKQFPCYTQQILTEHCNEVWFCKFSNDGTKLATGSKDTTVIIWQVDPESHQLKLLRTLEGHAYGVSYLAWSPDNTYLIACGPDDCSELWLWNVQTGELRTKMSQSHEDSLTSVAWNPDGKRFVTGGQRGQFYQCDLDGNLLDSWEGVRVQCLWCPSDGRTVLASDTHQRIRGYNFEDLTDRNIVQEDHPIMSFTVSKNGRLALLNVATQGVHLWDLQDRVLVRKYQGVTQGFYTIHSCFGGHNEDFIASGSEDHKVYIWHRRSELPIAELTGHTRTVNCVSWNPAIPGLMASASDDGTVRVWGPAPFLDAQEAEGLNENCSNMDS